The proteins below are encoded in one region of Phaseolus vulgaris cultivar G19833 chromosome 1, P. vulgaris v2.0, whole genome shotgun sequence:
- the LOC137813487 gene encoding pentatricopeptide repeat-containing protein At2g35030, mitochondrial: MKKLLYQLPFTLPKSLSSNVTIIRLTSTVSNHPEMKRCNLLIFRLCEDGKIDDARKVFDKMLDRDIGLWTTMINGYLKCGMIREARKLFDRLDAKKNVVTWTAMIKGYIRLNQVKEAERLFYEMPLRNVVSWNTMVDGYARNGLTQQALDLFRRMPERNVVSWNTIITTLVQCGKVDDAQRLFDQMKERDVVSWTTMVAGLSKNGRVEDARALFDQMPVRNVVSWNVMVTGYAQNGRLNEALELFQRMPERNMPSWNTMITGFIQNGELNHAEKLFREMRVKNVITWTAMMTGYVQHGLSEEAVKVFNKMLAADGLKPNTGTFVTVLGACSDLAGLTEGQQIHQMISKTIFQDSTYVVSALINMYSKCGELRIARKMFDDGLLRQRDLISWNGMIAAYAHHGYGKEAINLFNEMQELGVPANDVTFVGLLTACSHTGLIEEGLKYFDEILKNRSIQLREDHYACLIDLCGRAGRLKEAFDIIEGLGEEASLTVWGALLAGCNVHGNADIGKLVAEKILIIEPQNAGTYSLLSNMYASAGKWKEAANVRMKMKDRGLKKQPGCSWIEVGNTVQVFVVGDKSHSQYELLGHLLDDIHTKMKKAMDTPHNDLLINVELY, from the coding sequence ATGAAGAAGCTGCTATATCAATTACCATTCACTCTTCCCAAATCGCTAAGCAGCAATGTTACTATTATCAGGTTAACATCCACGGTTTCTAATCACCCGGAAATGAAGCGCTGCAATCTCTTAATCTTCAGGCTCTGTGAGGATGGCAAAATCGACGATGCACGCAAAGTGTTTGACAAAATGCTTGATAGGGACATTGGTTTGTGGACCACAATGATAAATGGGTACTTGAAATGTGGCATGATCAGGGAAGCCAGGAAGCTGTTTGATAGACTGGATGCCAAGAAAAATGTGGTCACTTGGACAGCCATGATTAAAGGGTACATCAGACTTAACCAAGTTAAGGAAGCTGAGAGGTTGTTTTATGAGATGCCGCTGAGGAATGTTGTGTCTTGGAACACAATGGTTGATGGGTATGCAAGGAATGGCCTCACCCAGCAGGCTTTGGACTTGTTCAGGAGAATGCCGGAGAGGAAtgtggtttcttggaatacAATCATTACAACTTTGGTGCAGTGTGGGAAAGTTGATGATGCACAGAGGCTTTTTGATCAGATGAAGGAAAGGGATGTGGTTTCGTGGACTACCATGGTTGCGGGTCTCTCCAAAAATGGGAGGGTTGAGGATGCTCGAGCACTCTTCGATCAGATGCCTGTTAGGAatgtggtttcttggaatgtaATGGTCACGGGATATGCACAAAATGGGAGGTTGAATGAGGCTCTGGAGTTGTTTCAGAGGATGCCTGAGAGGAATATGCCTTCTTGGAATACCATGATCACGGGTTTCATTCAGAATGGGGAGTTAAATCATGCAGAGAAGCTGTTTCGTGAAATGCGTGTGAAGAATGTCATTACTTGGACTGCAATGATGACTGGGTATGTGCAACATGGGCTAAGTGAAGAAGCAGTGAAGGTATTTAACAAAATGCTGGCTGCTGATGGGTTAAAACCCAACACTGGAACTTTTGTGACCGTTTTAGGCGCTTGTAGTGATTTAGCTGGTCTTACCGAGGGACAACAAATTCATCAAATGATAAGTAAAACAATTTTTCAGGATAGCACATATGTGGTATCAGCTCTGATAAATATGTACTCAAAATGTGGTGAGTTGCGAATTGCTAGGAAGATGTTTGATGATGGGTTATTGAGGCAAAGGGACTTGATATCTTGGAATGGTATGATTGCTGCCTATGCGCATCATGGGTATGGCAAGGAggcaattaatttatttaacgAAATGCAAGAATTAGGTGTCCCTGCTAATGATGTCACCTTTGTTGGACTTCTCACTGCTTGTAGTCATACTGGTTTAATTGAGGAAGGACTGAAATACTTTGATGAAATTCTGAAAAACAGATCAATACAACTCAGAGAAGATCACTATGCATGTTTGATTGATCTTTGTGGTCGTGCAGGTAGGCTGAAAGAAGCATTCGATATTATTGAGGGGCTTGGGGAGGAGGCTTCATTGACTGTTTGGGGAGCTCTCCTTGCTGGATGTAATGTGCATGGAAATGCTGATATTGGGAAGCTTGTAGCAGagaaaattttgataattgaACCACAGAATGCTGGCACTTATTCATTACTTTCAAATATGTATGCTTCAGCAGGGAAATGGAAAGAAGCTGCCAATGTCAGAATGAAAATGAAGGACAGGGGGTTAAAGAAGCAGCCAGGTTGTAGTTGGATTGAAGTTGGCAATACAGTGCAAGTATTTGTAGTTGGTGATAAATCACATTCTCAATATGAGCTTCTTGGACATTTACTTGATGATATACATACAAAAATGAAGAAGGCCATGGACACGCCACATAATGACTTATTAATTAATGTGGAACTTTACTAG
- the LOC137815481 gene encoding uncharacterized protein, giving the protein MDIECGNNLEEANVGLGCAREMKAHCIPTQIEAEQSGSAKWSIEVASGGRGANGNIGKNGESLVRGPMRKENHGSSQCILGGSPMGAAMLENGSPKIMKKGKGVEQEEGTQEDDRTEGDTWLCAYATKSTGEGVLKARSMSNSPLRRRKKKILSELGDSLPNPRRSTRISARLQKAGANLVRGDGVSMDSISDKDINLCNSRWCSYRAADDPINLWESGKRFGIACRGDEDAVINEYVRMEARDEEVVNCNKKGDVKGDNGSGSILSMWHKEAFRYDSHVMGKGFIVVFGYYSKTNIRCVVVNVYAACNLSDKRLLWEELSNIKASSQDMVWCMCGDFNVIRRRGERKGSKDRVDHSSEMDGFNRFIDTNLLLDIPIVCKKFTWFKSNGSVKRRLDRVLVTEEWLDHWPMSKQYVQRREVSDHCAIVVKSMAKDWGPKPFRTIDAWMLEKGFSEMIKEKWSSYDVQGCEFVKCKEKLKRMKGDLKAWNMDVFGNIHSKKREILQAIENFDNQDCFSNLTESDRAKRCELIGCLRDIDKKLESVMCQKARVNWLKYGDSCTKFYYSTLRWRRLRNEVKGVEVGDQWCEEPSTVRLEAKKIFEKRFKATKDFGVRLDGVEFKSLSEEDNASLIASFTEEEIRNAVWQCEGTKSPGPDGFNFNFLKKSWDFIKEDIVAAVCLFHENVCIPKGCNASFIALIPKVRDPTTLEKYRPISLVGAVYKIIAKVMAEGLRKCYRLLSMKAILRGFELASGLKINFHKSKIAGINVPQRDLECYAKTLNCDQMGIPFTYLGLEVGGNPRKKKFWEPVLNKLKLRLSVWKGTGLGVQKYHKHLKKVPLGMGQGEDTNIMAKWRWRCISSEKGKWKECLDSKYDLKHSGNHTFMRLQSWWWKDLGKVCGEGDGDGWFQEAVGWKVGRGDKARFWEDVWIGNVNLKTLFPRLYSVSLNQGQKVEEVGMWDDARWMWCLRWRRARFEWEIPLEEELGILSTRAIIIKDVKDIQVWSCDESGCYNVSSAYVCLDEIDRGPHYDAFKYLWKAKAFPNVLTTTWRVLLGRRGVVLSTLVCPMCQTKEESCQHLFLECKFALRVWALCFKWIGLVFVQHNDIMAHFVSFHLIQSSNIQNEVWKGVWAAIVRCLWEHRNLVVFNQGVVDAEEVFHNAQLKSWLWLKNKAQHFNYSFAEWMMNPLVCITSCK; this is encoded by the exons ATGGACATAGAATGTGGTAATAACTTAGAAGAAGCCAACGTAGGGTTGGGCTGCGCAAGGGAGATGAAGGCCCATTGTATCCCAACCCAAATAGAAGCGGAACAGAGTGGGTCTGCGAAATGGTCAATAGAAGTGGCTAGTGGTGGTAGGGGTGCCAACGGTAATATAGGTAAAAATGGGGAAAGCCTTGTAAGAGGCCCGATGAGAAAGGAAAATCATGGTTCAAGCCAGTGTATTCTTGGAGGTAGCCCAATGGGAGCAGCCATGCTTGAGAATGGATCGCCGAAAATCATGAAGAAAGGGAAAGGTGTGGAGCAAGAGGAAGGAACTCAAGAAGATGACAGAACAGAAGGAGATACATGGTTATGTGCATACGCTACAAAATCTACAGGAGAGGGGGTACTAAAGGCGAGAAGTATGTCTAATTCCCCTTTAcgaaggagaaagaagaaaattttGTCTGAGCTAGGGGATTCGTTACCCAACCCGAGACGGTCAACAAGGATTAGTGCGAGACTTCAGAAGGCTGGTGCAAACTTGGTTCGTGGGGACGGTGTATCGATGGACTCAATTTCTGATAAGGACATCAATCTTTGCAACTCCCGTTGGTGCTCCTATCGTGCTGCGGATGATCCTATCAATTTGTGGGAATCTGGAAAGCGGTTTGGGATAGCATGCCGAGGAGATGAAGATGCAGTCATTAATGAATATGTGAGAATGGAAGCAAGGGATGAAGAGGTGGTGAACTGCAATAAGAAGGGTGATGTAAAAG GTGATAACGGAAGTGGTAGCATTCTGTCAATGTGGCATAAAGAGGCCTTCAGGTACGATAGTCATGTCATGGGAAAGGGGTTCATTGTGGTGTTTGGTTATTATTCAAAAACCAACATAAGATGTGTAGTGGTAAATGTGTATGCTGCATGTAACCTGAGTGATAAGAGGTTACTATGGGAGGAGTTGTCTAATATTAAAGCGTCTTCACAGGATATGGTATGGTGTATGTGCGGTGATTTTAATGTCATTAGAAGACGAGGTGAAAGGAAAGGAAGTAAGGATAGGGTTGACCATTCAAGTGAGATGGATGGGTTTAACAGGTTCATTGATACAAACCTGTTGCTTGATATACCTATTGTGTGTAAAAAATTCACATGGTTCAAATCTAATGGCTCGGTGAAAAGAAGACTGGATAGGGTGCTTGTTACGGAAGAGTGGTTGGATCATTGGCCTATGAGCAAACAGTATGTTCAACGAAGGGAAGTATCTGACCATTGTGCTATTGTGGTCAAATCTATGGCTAAAGATTGGGGGCCTAAGCCTTTTCGAACAATCGATGCCTGGATGTTGGAAAAAGGTTTTAGTGAGATGATAAAGGAAAAATGGTCATCTTACGATGTCCAGGGGTGTGAATTCGTTAAGTGTAAAGAGAAGTTGAAGCGGATGAAGGGTGATCTAAAAGCATGGAATATGGATGTCTTTGGTAATATTCATTCCAAGAAGAGGGAGATTTTGCAGGCAATTGAGAATTTTGATAACCAAGACTGTTTCAGTAACCTTACGGAAAGTGATAGGGCCAAGAGGTGTGAGTTGATTGGTTGTCTGAGGGATATTGACAAGAAGTTGGAGTCTGTTATGTGTCAAAAGGCTAGAGTAAACTGGCTTAAGTATGGGGACTCATGCACTAAGTTCTACTACTCAACTCTGAGGTGGAGACGTCTCAGAAATGAAGTAAAAGGTGTGGAGGTAGGGGAtcaatggtgtgaggaacctAGTACAGTTCGACTGGAAGCGAAGAAGATCTTTGAGAAGAGGTTTAAAGCAACAAAAGATTTTGGAGTACGTCTTGATGGGGTTGAGTTTAAATCCCTCTCAGAGGAAGACAATGCGAGTTTGATAGCTAGTTTTACTGAGGAAGAAATAAGGAATGCAGTGTGGCAGTGCGAAGGCACAAAGAGTCCAGGCCCTGATGGGTTCAATTTTAATTTCCTTAAGAAAAGTTGGGATTTCATTAAAGAAGACATTGTGGCAGCGGTGTGTCTTTTTCATGAGAATGTGTGTATACCGAAGGGTTGTAACGCCTCATTCATAGCTTTGATTCCTAAAGTAAGGGATCCGACCACTCTTGAGAAATATAGGCCAATATCTCTGGTGGGTGCTGTGTATAAGATTATAGCAAAGGTGATGGCGGAAGGATTAAGAAAGTGCTATCGGCTGTTATCGATGAAA GCTATCCTTAGGGGATTTGAGTTGGCATCTGGCCTGAAGATCAATTTCCATAAGTCGAAGATAGCTGGTATCAATGTTCCCCAACGAGATTTGGAGTGTTACGCAAAGACTCTGAATTGTGATCAAATGGGAATCCCGTTTACGTACTTGGGATTAGAAGTGGGGGGTAATCCAAGGAAGAAGAAGTTCTGGGAGCCGGTTCTGAACAAGCTGAAATTGAGGCTTAGTGTATGGAAAGG CACCGGACTCGGTGTGCAAAAGTATCATAAGCATCTAAAGAAGGTTCCTTTGGGGATGGGGCAAGGAGAAGATACCAATATCATGG CCAAGTGGAGATGGCGGTGTATTTCGAGTGAGAAAGGAAAATGGAAAGAATGCCTGGACTCTAAGTATGATCTGAAACACAGTGGTAATCATACATTTATGAGACTACAATCCTGGTGGTGGAAAGACCTTGGGAAGGTCTGTGGGGAGGGCGATGGAGATGGGTGGTTTCAAGAAGCTGTGGGGTGGAAAGTAGGAAGGGGTGATAAAGCAAGGTTTTGGGAGGATGTATGGATCGGAAATGTCAACTTAAAGACATTGTTCCCTAGACTGTATTCTGTGTCGTTGAACCAAGGTCAGAAGGTGGAAGAGGTAGGTATGTGGGACGACGCGAGGTGGATGTGGTGTTTAAGATGGAGGCGTGCAAGATTTGAGTGGGAAATCCCACTGGAAGAGGAGCTCGGTATACTCTCAACTAGAGCCATCATCATTAAGGATGTAAAGGATATACAGGTATGGTCATGTGATGAATCTGGATGTTATAATGTGAGTTCTGCTTATGTTTGCCTTGATGAAATTGATAGGGGACCACACTATGATGCCTTTAAGTATTTATGGAAGGCTAAGGCATTCCCTAACGTGTTAACCACAACATGGAGGGTTTTGTTGGGCAGGAGAGGAGTTGTGTTAAGCACACTAGTGTGTCCGATGTGCCAGACAAAGGAGGAATCATGTCAGCATCTGTTCTTGGAATGTAAGTTTGCACTACGTGTATGGGCTTTATGCTTCAAATGGATTGGATTAGTGTTTGTCCAACATAATGACATTATGGCCCACTTTGTGAGTTTCCATTTAATACAGAGCAGTAATATACAAAATGAGGTTTGGAAAGGTGTGTGGGCAGCCATAGTACGGTGCTTATGGGAGCATAGAAACTTAGTGGTGTTCAATCAAGGAGTAGTTGATGCAGAAGAAGTGTTTCACAATGCCCAACTCAAATCGTGGTTATGGCTGAAAAATAAGGCACAACATTTCAATTATTCTTTTGCTGAATGGATGATGAATCCTCTAGTGTGCATCACCAGTTGCAAATGA
- the LOC137813486 gene encoding transcription elongation factor SPT4 homolog 2-like, with amino-acid sequence MAIAPAQIPTSFGHELRACLRCRLVKTYDQFRESGCENCQFFKMEEDHERVVECTTPNFNGIISVMDPTRSWAARWLRIAKFAPGVYTLAVSEALPEEMQAICEDERVQYMPPKRL; translated from the exons ATGGCAATTGCGCCCGCACAAATTCCTACTAGCTTTGGCCATGAGTTGAGGGCATGTCTTCGTTGCCGCCTTGTCAAAACCTACGATCAG TTCCGAGAGTCAGGCTGTGAGAACTGCCAATTCTTTAAGATGGAAGAAGATCATGAGCGTGTTGTTGAATGCACTACTCCTAATTTTAATGG GATCATTTCAGTCATGGATCCCACTCGCAGCTGGGCTGCCCGATGGTTGCGCATTG CCAAATTTGCTCCTGGTGTTTATACTCTTGCTGTCTCAGAGGCACTTCCAGAAGAGATGCAG gCTATATGCGAGGACGAGCGTGTGCAATATATGCCCCCAAAACGTTTGTGA